Proteins co-encoded in one bacterium genomic window:
- a CDS encoding type II toxin-antitoxin system VapC family toxin, whose amino-acid sequence MKNSFILDACAVIAFLNAEEGGEKVKDLLENKDNNVYLHHINLCEVYYGYYKADGIKRAEKVLNDLEQLPIRYIEDMSIEFLKIVGKYKASYQISLADAFVIGLAETLKGKVVTTDHKEFDPIDNAKLVKFFWLR is encoded by the coding sequence ATGAAGAATTCCTTTATTCTGGATGCCTGTGCAGTCATTGCCTTTCTCAATGCGGAAGAAGGCGGAGAAAAGGTAAAAGACCTCTTAGAAAATAAAGATAATAATGTCTATCTTCATCATATTAATCTCTGTGAGGTTTATTATGGATATTACAAGGCGGACGGTATAAAACGAGCAGAAAAAGTGCTTAATGACTTGGAGCAACTTCCTATCCGATACATAGAAGATATGTCTATTGAATTTCTAAAGATAGTCGGAAAATATAAAGCATCTTACCAAATTTCGTTAGCAGATGCATTCGTTATTGGACTTGCAGAAACTTTAAAGGGTAAGGTTGTGACAACTGATCATAAAGAATTCGATCCTATAGATAATGCGAAATTGGTTAAATTCTTTTGGTTACGATAA